Genomic window (Lujinxingia vulgaris):
ATCTGAGCGCAGACCTGCTGTCGGGGGTACAGGGGGGAGAGGCTGAGGCAAAGGTCGACATGGTAGGTCTCCACTCAATAGAGGTTGGCGTTCTGCGTTGTGAATCATACTACGGGGCGGCTGCGCCCGAGGCTACTGCGTGCTCCTTGGACGCGAGCAAATCGAGGCTATTCAAATCCAGGAGGGGAGAGGACCGAGCCCGGGAGCCGGGCGCCCCAGGCGGGAAGCGGAGATAAGCACACCTGCGTGGCTTCCCATCGCTATGCGTGTTTTGCGCCGGGCAATTTCGTTGGAGTGACAGGATGAAAGCGTGCTCACTGTGTGTTTTTGAGGGTGGCTGGCGAGGAAATGGCCGGCAGCTAAAATTATCCTTGTAATCTGCGGGCAAAGGTGCAAAAAAAGCCACTCGTTAGACGGACGAAAAGTTTCGAATCCCGGTGAAATTGACCCGGATTCGTCGGACGCCACCGGAGTCCCGGAGTTATGCCGGGTGCGTTCGGACCATCTGGAGGCGTTATGCGCTTATATGGCGGACAGGTACCGGTCATTGCGGAAGAGATTATCCGCACGTTGACCCGCGCCGGCGATCTCGAGATCGCGTCGGAGAATCTTCCCGAAGTGGAGCTCGATATTCAGTCGGTGCTTCGCGAGTATATTCGGCTTGATCGTGAGCTCACCGAGCGGGCCAAAGACATCGCCATGAAGTATGGTGACAGCAGCGTGGGCCGCGAAAAGCGTAAGCTTGCAAAGGCGAAGGGGATTGAGCTCACCGATGATCCGCTGGGATATATCATCTCGCAGATCATCGAGACGTTCTTTCACTCGAACTTCGTCGATGAGGTGTACTCGACGGATAATGATCTTCGACGCAAGATCAACCCTATCCTGAAGCGGCATACCAACGTTCAGGAAGAGCTTGATCAGGAAGTGCGCGGCAAGATCAAGAACCTGGAAGAGGGGTCGGCGGCCTGGGAGATTGAGTACGAGAAGGTGATGGGCAACCTCAAAAGGCTCAAG
Coding sequences:
- a CDS encoding DUF507 family protein, whose translation is MRLYGGQVPVIAEEIIRTLTRAGDLEIASENLPEVELDIQSVLREYIRLDRELTERAKDIAMKYGDSSVGREKRKLAKAKGIELTDDPLGYIISQIIETFFHSNFVDEVYSTDNDLRRKINPILKRHTNVQEELDQEVRGKIKNLEEGSAAWEIEYEKVMGNLKRLKNLE